TTCAGGGTGTTGCTTGGCAACCTGTGAGGGCATTGAAACCTGTAACACTTTTGTGAAGGAGAAATAATTAAAGTATATGCCATCTAGTGTTCAAACATGGTTTTATAACAACATGGGTGAGGATGGGCTGTCTGTAACAATAGTCCCACTAGTCACTCCAGCTAACATTGACCTGATGTGTTTTTTTCTCAGACATTCAGAAGTAAATGTTCCCACAAATGCTTAATCAATTTGACAGAGAAAGTTTGTTTGCAAGGAGACCAACCAGCTCCAATTGAAACATAGATAGTGTAACCTAGTGATACATGAGGAGATGCATTCAAGTCTTTTCATAACATTGTATTAGAGCAGCTCTCTTAACTCAATAGACATGAGGTGCCTCAGTTAGTCTGCAAAACATCATACATTCTATAGTCCTCTAGTATTACAATAATACACTACGTTGTCAAAAGTATGGGGACACCTGCTAGTCGAACATCTAATTCAAAAATCTTGGGCATTAagatggagttggtccccctttgctgctataacagactaCACTCTGCTGGGGAGGCTTTCcacagccccaaaccattattaatcctccaccaaactttacacttggcactatgcattcgggcaggtagcgttctcctggcatccgccaaactcagattcgtctgttggactgccagatggtgaagcgtgattcattatGCTAGAGAACACGatcccactgctccagagtccaatggcggcgagcttcacaccagtccagcccacacttggctttgcgcatggtgatcttgggcttgtgtgcggctgctcagccatggaaacccatttaatgaagaagctctcgacgaacagttcttgtgctgacgttgcacccagagtttggaacttggtagtgagtgttgcaaccaaggacaagCGTTTTTATGCACTCtgcgcttcagcactcaacggtcccgttctgtgagtttgtaTGGCCTACCACAATAactgcacttacagttgactggggcagctctaaaaatttgacaaactgacttgctggaaaggtggcatcttatgatgGTGTCACTTTGAAAGTCAACTAAAAGTAcactttatacacctgtcagcaacgggattggctgaaatagccaaatccactcatttgaaggggtgtccacatatttgCCATGTAGTGTACATAGAATTAGTAGCATTGAAGAGAAGTAATgtcttcccctttctcttcctaAAAGCTGGGCACTGTGAGAACAGAAAGCTCCGTCTATCCCCTCATGGGGTCTTTCCACTCCAAGGCATCGTTCTCCTACCTTCCTCGGGTGTGAGTTCTGAGGTGTCCTTTGATCTGGCTGGACTGACTGAACCCTTTtccacagacaggacaggagtagggtttctcccctgtgtggaccctcagGTGGGTCTTCAGATGGGTAGACCGGTTGAAGCGTTTACCACACACGTGGCAGCGGTACGGTCTCTCTCCCGTGTGGATGCGTTGGTGCTCTCTGAACCTCCCTGAGTAGCTGAAACTCTtgccacacacaccacagtggAAGGGCTTCTCCTTATTGTGAGAACACATGTGGACCTTGAGGTAACTGGTAGAGGTGAATGACTTCCAACAGACTGTGCAGAGGATTTGCCTGTGACTAGTGTCACcactgtgtggttctgtgtgggATAGCATGTGTGCCTTCAGTTGGGAAAGCTCACAGAACACGGCACCACACTGAGTacatgagtgtgtctgtgtgtcctcctctggtctccttTCTGGATCTCTCTGAACACTTTCAGTGttcacactctgtgttctagaacagtCTGGATTTACTGCAGCGAGGGGCTGAGACTGAGGGGAGTCACTGGTTGGTTCTGATAGTGATACTCCATAGCCCTCTCCATCAGGTTCTGTTTTGATCTGTCCAGTTGTGTTGGTCAGTAGAGAGtacttctctctgttctccacagtTTGGAGAAGATGTGTGGACTGAGGTGGCTCCTGATCACAGTCACTTTTCACACAGGGAGGAATGGTTATGGAGTCTTCTTTGGTATCAGCCTCCGGCCCTTGAATCTGCTCTTCCTCCTGACGGGTCCTgagttctccctgttcctctttAATCTGTGTGGGCTCTGTGTCCTCCTGCCCCAGACTTGGGCTCCACTCCTGCTCACAGTGCTGTTGCTCAGGGGGAGTTTGCTGCTCTGAGACCCAAGAGAGAATGGGCTGAGGAGCTGGGGGAAGGAAGACAATACTTGACGTCAATGAAAGTAATGACAGCTGTTGACGCTTGATTGACAAGACCACCATTGAGTTAGCTAGCTTGTTCTGGGAATGGAATATCTATGTCTCTGGCTGAATCCCATATCACATCTTCTTATTTCTTTGCACAGGAAAAATGCTGCCTTTTCATAAACACATTTCATGCCATTCTTCTACACTTAATATGACTGGATACAAACAGATGAATAATAGGGAGACCCAAATACAATATGACACCcatctaacctggaggaggaTATTATTGTCAGAAAATACAATATGACACCcatctaacctggaggaggaTATTATTGTCAGAAAATACAATATGACACCcatctaacctggaggaggaTATTATTGTCAGAAAATACAATATGACACCcatctaacctggaggaggaTATTATTGTCAGAAAATACAATATGACACCcatctaacctggaggaggaTATTATTGTCAGAAAATACAATATGACACCcatctaacctggaggaggaTATTATTGTCAGAAAATACAATATGACACCcatctaacctggaggaggaTATTATTGTCAGAAAATACAATATGACATCcatctaacctggaggaggaTATTATTGTCAGAAAATACAATATGACACCcatctaacctggaggaggaTATTATTGTCAGAAAATACAATATGACACCcatctaacctggaggaggaTATTATTGTCAGAAAATACAATATGACACCcatctaacctggaggaggaTATTATTGTCAGAAAATACAATATGACACCcatctaacctggaggaggaTATTATTGTCAGAAAATACAATATGACACCcatctaacctggaggaggaTATTATTGTCAGAAAATACAATATGACACCcatctaacctggaggaggaTATTATTGTCAGAAAATACAATATGACACCcatctaacctggaggaggaTATTATTGTCAGAAAATACAATATGACACCcatctaacctggaggaggaTATTATTGTCAGAAAATACAATATGACACCcatctaacctggaggaggaTATTATTGTCAGAAAATACAATATGACACCcatctaacctggaggaggaTATTATTGTCAGAAAATACAATATGACACCcatctaacctggaggaggaTATTATTGTCAGAAAATACAATATGACACCcatctaacctggaggaggaTATTATTGTCAGAAAATACAATATGACACCcatctaacctggaggaggaTATTATTGTCAGAAAATACAATATGACACCcatctaacctggaggaggaTATTAT
The sequence above is a segment of the Oncorhynchus gorbuscha isolate QuinsamMale2020 ecotype Even-year linkage group LG16, OgorEven_v1.0, whole genome shotgun sequence genome. Coding sequences within it:
- the LOC123999228 gene encoding zinc finger and SCAN domain-containing protein 5B-like encodes the protein MMTKLQYLNVYLTERLMQAAEEILGVVGDTISEYQEEIARTKRENQYLKRHLITPVLPAPQPILSWVSEQQTPPEQQHCEQEWSPSLGQEDTEPTQIKEEQGELRTRQEEEQIQGPEADTKEDSITIPPCVKSDCDQEPPQSTHLLQTVENREKYSLLTNTTGQIKTEPDGEGYGVSLSEPTSDSPQSQPLAAVNPDCSRTQSVNTESVQRDPERRPEEDTQTHSCTQCGAVFCELSQLKAHMLSHTEPHSGDTSHRQILCTVCWKSFTSTSYLKVHMCSHNKEKPFHCGVCGKSFSYSGRFREHQRIHTGERPYRCHVCGKRFNRSTHLKTHLRVHTGEKPYSCPVCGKGFSQSSQIKGHLRTHTRGR